In Alteromonas sp. V450, the following proteins share a genomic window:
- a CDS encoding TerB family tellurite resistance protein, which produces MQLSEQQSFNQALIKLSVLLYQVDGMVTLSEQDYLNTMVESLDWQSPICREAFLNDTIYQTRKAIDTGDAISFLRSLKHDLSFDAEKTLEVAMAITGVDGERSEEETELLSLLTHKLLAKALVSGKDTLQ; this is translated from the coding sequence ATGCAATTATCAGAACAACAAAGTTTTAACCAAGCCCTTATCAAGCTTTCAGTTTTACTTTATCAAGTCGACGGAATGGTTACGCTGTCTGAACAAGACTACCTGAATACAATGGTTGAGTCGCTGGACTGGCAAAGTCCGATTTGCCGTGAAGCTTTTCTAAACGATACTATTTATCAAACCCGAAAGGCCATTGACACCGGCGATGCTATTAGTTTCTTACGTAGCTTAAAGCACGATCTGTCGTTCGATGCCGAGAAAACGTTAGAGGTTGCAATGGCGATAACGGGTGTTGATGGCGAGCGAAGCGAGGAAGAAACCGAGCTTCTATCATTACTTACCCATAAATTACTCGCCAAGGCATTAGTTTCGGGCAAAGATACACTGCAATAA
- a CDS encoding carboxylesterase yields the protein MPSITYKAAYACAASLALFWLSGCHSSHSPQFSASAQAFPVGVQPFDNYLGDVESYLQEHRTFISNKKAKELFMNMPFECGTQFRDIGVLLVHGLGDSPYFFRDIANAMCNEGIHVRTILLPGHGSKPGDMLNVTYQQWQTETNHHIRLFSKEVDNLYIGGFSTGANLTTIASFSMTEELDIKGLMHFSPAFKSRFFVSRLAPYIDSLFPWPNVEEEDNPSRYNSTAMPGFAAYQESVNVLQDLFTRSDKEERTLNLPVLMVVAEKDSVVDTAIIAEQFRDNFTHPHKCLLWQGEKAPEVPENTLIMQTMNVPEQRISAASHMSTLFSDENPLYGIESDFRICDNGQGSDAEARCKAGEEVWYGPWGFKPDNADEALASNKQDRVYARLTYNPYFDRMVDQLLAFTGKAKVKAFCKTY from the coding sequence ATGCCAAGTATTACTTATAAAGCAGCATATGCATGTGCTGCTTCCCTCGCGCTGTTCTGGCTAAGTGGTTGTCATTCGTCGCACAGTCCGCAGTTCAGCGCCAGTGCACAGGCTTTTCCTGTGGGAGTACAGCCTTTCGATAATTACTTAGGTGACGTTGAAAGTTACCTGCAGGAACATAGAACGTTTATTTCAAACAAAAAAGCCAAAGAATTATTCATGAATATGCCGTTTGAATGCGGCACGCAATTCCGCGATATTGGCGTTTTGCTAGTTCATGGGTTAGGCGACTCACCTTACTTTTTTCGAGATATTGCCAACGCCATGTGCAATGAAGGTATTCACGTAAGAACCATCTTGTTGCCGGGCCACGGCTCAAAACCCGGAGACATGCTAAACGTTACTTATCAGCAGTGGCAGACAGAAACGAATCATCACATACGGCTATTTTCCAAAGAAGTAGACAATCTCTACATTGGTGGCTTTTCTACGGGCGCTAATTTGACCACAATAGCAAGCTTTTCAATGACTGAAGAACTCGATATTAAAGGGCTCATGCATTTTTCACCAGCCTTTAAATCACGCTTCTTTGTGTCCCGTTTAGCGCCCTATATCGATTCATTATTTCCTTGGCCTAATGTCGAAGAAGAAGATAACCCAAGCCGCTATAACTCCACCGCAATGCCTGGCTTCGCTGCTTATCAGGAAAGCGTAAATGTGCTTCAAGATTTGTTTACGCGCTCTGATAAAGAAGAGCGAACGTTGAATCTACCTGTACTCATGGTGGTGGCAGAAAAAGACAGCGTGGTAGATACCGCCATAATCGCTGAGCAATTTAGAGACAATTTTACTCATCCACACAAGTGTTTATTATGGCAGGGTGAGAAAGCCCCTGAGGTGCCTGAGAATACGCTCATCATGCAAACCATGAATGTCCCCGAACAGCGAATTAGTGCTGCGTCACACATGAGTACACTTTTTTCTGACGAGAACCCACTATATGGCATAGAGAGTGACTTTCGCATATGTGATAACGGCCAGGGTAGTGACGCTGAAGCGCGCTGCAAAGCGGGCGAGGAAGTGTGGTACGGGCCGTGGGGATTTAAGCCCGACAACGCTGATGAAGCGTTAGCAAGTAATAAGCAAGACCGAGTGTATGCTAGGCTAACCTACAACCCATACTTTGATAGGATGGTCGATCAACTTCTCGCTTTTACCGGCAAGGCGAAAGTCAAAGCGTTCTGTAAAACCTATTAG
- a CDS encoding efflux RND transporter permease subunit: MSEQQLSTPTNDLPSVAIRRPVLIVVLNLLIAIAGFAALSGLEVRELPDVDTPRVTVTAQFPGASPETVDAEVTGRLEGAVARVSGVKNIYAQSEENSARVRVEFRPGVNLEDAANEVRESVSRVQRQLPEDVEQVAIIRADSDAQAVVSLAISSDTLDMETLTERVDTDVAPLFLSIPGVADVTLNGDRARVLRVSVDPLRLTSFGLSMSDVANALALAPFDVPAGSIQSADQALIVRADATSVSAEDVGSIVVTGDIRINDVASVYFGPADTSSVVRLDGTPVIGVGVIRQASSNTIEISDEVLEMVSDLDKRFTDMNIVVTADDAEFIRDSVKEVVISLSLTIALVVVTLLVFIGSWRATIVPALSIPVSLAGALAIIWGMGFSINILTLLALVLATGMIVDDAIVVSENIQRRRSMGLGARAAAVIGTREVFFAVVATTAVLASVFIPIAFLPSTAGRLFREFGGVLAGAVVISSFVALSLVPALTARLKVKKTKENGLFSKTFGRFGNACLRVYQASLLKALKHGWIVGVLSLAAGGGAYILSQNIDNELLPSEDRGTIRIFARGPDGAGLNFMDRQAEKMEELLLPYVENGTIDSIYTVVGSWDPNIVFITAPLKHWDERDKSLQDVVNEIRPKLQQIPGAPGNAFGGNSLNLRGQGGGLEIALTGDTYENIFLAAQNFSRQLEENLPELGRPRISYDPTQPQMRVNIDRRRAEELGVPLTDIASTLRAAVNGDDIADLNVGDQAIPIMLQTNNRSTLDPSDLTSLFVKSTDGNLVPLSSVAFISEEGVAAELERQAQRRAIKVEMELPEDVALSDVVEEIRTLALETLPDGIGLVFLGEAQTFEETSKQVALTYILAFVIVLLVLAAQFESVNSAVVVMLTVPFGIAAAVYALFLTGTSINVYSQIGLVMLIGLLAKNAILLIEFADQLRDKGYEIYDAIVEAGKVRLRPIMMTLVSTILGGLPLILSTGAGAEARNAIGWVVFGGLGIAVVFTLYLTPVLYLALARFTKPRADESTKLEREMEEANAQQL, from the coding sequence GTGAGTGAACAACAGCTTTCAACACCGACCAATGACTTACCCTCTGTCGCGATAAGACGTCCTGTTTTAATCGTGGTACTTAACCTTCTTATTGCGATTGCGGGCTTTGCAGCGTTAAGTGGCTTAGAAGTACGCGAACTTCCCGATGTCGATACTCCACGTGTTACCGTTACTGCGCAATTTCCCGGTGCTTCACCTGAAACTGTTGATGCGGAAGTGACTGGACGTTTAGAAGGTGCGGTAGCGCGAGTAAGCGGTGTTAAGAATATTTACGCGCAAAGTGAGGAAAACTCAGCAAGAGTGCGCGTCGAATTTCGACCTGGCGTAAATTTAGAAGACGCCGCTAATGAAGTAAGGGAATCAGTAAGCCGCGTGCAGCGTCAACTTCCAGAAGACGTTGAGCAAGTCGCTATTATACGTGCCGACAGCGATGCTCAAGCAGTAGTAAGTCTTGCTATATCCAGTGACACCCTCGATATGGAAACGCTGACTGAAAGGGTCGATACTGACGTAGCGCCTCTCTTTTTAAGTATTCCTGGGGTTGCAGACGTTACACTTAACGGCGACAGAGCGCGCGTTTTACGTGTTTCTGTTGATCCGCTTCGTCTCACTAGCTTTGGTTTGTCAATGAGTGACGTGGCTAATGCATTGGCACTCGCCCCTTTCGATGTTCCTGCCGGTAGTATTCAATCAGCAGACCAAGCGTTGATCGTACGCGCTGACGCAACTTCGGTCTCAGCTGAAGATGTCGGCAGTATTGTTGTGACCGGAGATATCAGAATAAACGACGTGGCAAGTGTTTATTTTGGACCTGCCGATACGTCAAGCGTTGTGCGCCTAGACGGAACGCCAGTAATCGGAGTCGGCGTAATCCGTCAAGCGAGTTCTAACACCATTGAAATTTCTGATGAAGTGTTGGAAATGGTTAGCGACCTTGATAAACGGTTCACTGACATGAATATTGTCGTGACTGCAGACGATGCAGAGTTCATTCGTGATTCAGTGAAAGAAGTTGTCATATCGCTAAGCCTAACTATTGCTCTGGTTGTCGTCACGTTATTAGTATTTATTGGTTCGTGGCGCGCTACCATCGTCCCTGCACTTTCCATTCCCGTTTCACTCGCCGGCGCGCTAGCGATTATTTGGGGTATGGGGTTTTCAATCAACATTCTTACCCTGCTTGCTCTCGTGTTGGCTACGGGTATGATCGTCGACGACGCAATCGTTGTTTCTGAAAACATCCAACGTCGCAGAAGCATGGGTTTAGGTGCTCGCGCCGCTGCTGTAATCGGCACTCGGGAAGTTTTTTTTGCTGTCGTAGCAACAACAGCAGTGCTCGCATCTGTATTTATTCCTATCGCTTTCCTCCCGTCGACCGCTGGTCGTTTATTTAGGGAGTTCGGCGGCGTATTAGCTGGCGCAGTGGTTATCTCTTCTTTTGTTGCGCTTTCGCTAGTTCCCGCGCTCACCGCTCGTCTTAAAGTAAAAAAGACAAAAGAAAATGGATTGTTTAGCAAGACCTTTGGCCGATTTGGTAACGCCTGCTTACGGGTGTATCAAGCGTCATTATTAAAGGCACTAAAACACGGCTGGATAGTGGGAGTGTTAAGTTTAGCAGCAGGCGGTGGCGCTTATATTTTGTCGCAAAATATCGATAATGAGCTTTTGCCAAGTGAAGACAGAGGCACAATACGCATCTTCGCCCGCGGCCCTGACGGCGCTGGTCTTAATTTTATGGATAGGCAAGCAGAAAAAATGGAAGAGCTACTGCTTCCTTATGTAGAGAACGGCACGATTGATTCGATTTATACCGTCGTAGGCTCGTGGGACCCAAATATCGTATTTATCACTGCCCCACTAAAACACTGGGATGAACGAGATAAGTCACTGCAAGATGTAGTAAACGAAATCCGCCCTAAATTACAGCAAATACCTGGCGCGCCCGGCAATGCTTTTGGCGGCAACAGTCTTAACTTGCGAGGCCAAGGTGGCGGCTTAGAAATTGCTCTCACTGGCGACACCTATGAGAATATCTTTCTAGCAGCACAGAATTTTTCTCGCCAACTAGAGGAAAACTTACCCGAACTCGGTAGACCGAGAATTAGCTACGATCCAACTCAACCACAAATGCGTGTAAACATTGACCGTCGCCGTGCTGAAGAATTAGGCGTACCGCTAACTGATATTGCCAGCACGCTTCGCGCTGCGGTTAATGGTGATGATATCGCCGACTTAAACGTGGGCGATCAAGCGATTCCAATTATGCTACAAACCAATAATCGTAGCACTTTAGACCCGTCTGACCTTACCAGTCTTTTCGTAAAAAGCACCGATGGAAACCTAGTGCCTCTATCAAGTGTAGCCTTTATTAGTGAGGAAGGCGTTGCTGCCGAACTAGAGCGCCAAGCGCAGCGGCGTGCCATTAAGGTAGAAATGGAATTGCCTGAAGATGTGGCGCTTAGCGATGTGGTGGAAGAAATTCGGACTTTAGCACTCGAGACTCTGCCTGATGGCATTGGGTTGGTATTCTTAGGTGAAGCTCAGACTTTTGAAGAAACGTCAAAGCAAGTTGCTCTCACCTACATCTTAGCGTTTGTTATCGTCCTACTGGTATTAGCTGCACAATTTGAAAGTGTGAATAGTGCGGTTGTGGTTATGCTTACCGTTCCGTTTGGTATTGCTGCTGCTGTGTATGCACTCTTTTTAACCGGCACGAGCATTAATGTTTACTCGCAAATTGGACTTGTCATGTTAATTGGTCTTCTTGCTAAGAATGCCATATTACTCATTGAATTTGCCGATCAACTTCGCGATAAAGGCTACGAGATTTATGACGCCATTGTTGAAGCTGGTAAAGTGCGTTTACGCCCTATTATGATGACGCTGGTTTCAACAATACTGGGCGGTCTACCATTAATCCTTTCCACAGGCGCTGGTGCCGAAGCTCGCAATGCTATTGGTTGGGTTGTTTTTGGTGGTTTAGGTATCGCTGTTGTATTCACCCTTTACCTGACTCCAGTGTTGTATCTCGCACTTGCTCGCTTTACCAAGCCTCGTGCCGATGAAAGCACTAAGCTTGAAAGGGAAATGGAAGAAGCCAATGCACAGCAATTGTAA
- a CDS encoding efflux RND transporter periplasmic adaptor subunit, producing the protein MKKSFFSVPVSRTWLFVFLLVTTHVNAQFMGDRQAKLVVTKPIEFINETRKVEAVGSAEALRSIVLFSPVADEVVEINFTPGQYVEKGKVLLRLDDRRQKTALKRAKLTLEDAQRTVERLTSSYQQGAVPVSELDLAKTQRDLAEVALEEAQADYEDRHIVAPFDGVVGITDVEVGDRINEQTIITTLDKRNKLFVNFKAPESALPVLLNAPSVTLEPWSDKGTSVSAEIAQIDSRINETDRTLRARALLDNSADKFRPGMSFRVALSIEGDRYAAIPEAALLWGATGAYIWLAENGKAKKVDVSVHQRLRGIILVSGDLNEGDSLIAEGVQRLRNGQAITTELAGGPAGE; encoded by the coding sequence ATGAAAAAGTCTTTTTTTAGTGTACCGGTTTCACGAACATGGCTGTTCGTATTTTTATTGGTCACCACACATGTCAATGCGCAATTTATGGGCGACAGGCAAGCAAAGCTTGTGGTTACCAAGCCTATTGAATTCATAAATGAAACGCGAAAAGTCGAGGCGGTTGGCAGTGCAGAAGCACTTCGCTCAATTGTTTTATTCTCTCCGGTTGCAGATGAAGTAGTTGAAATAAATTTCACGCCTGGTCAATACGTTGAAAAAGGTAAAGTGTTGCTACGTTTAGACGACAGACGTCAAAAAACTGCACTGAAAAGAGCTAAGCTGACACTAGAAGATGCACAACGCACCGTAGAACGTCTAACGTCAAGCTATCAACAAGGCGCAGTCCCCGTCAGCGAGCTGGACCTTGCAAAAACACAAAGAGATCTTGCTGAGGTAGCGTTAGAAGAAGCGCAGGCAGACTACGAAGACAGACATATTGTCGCCCCCTTTGACGGCGTTGTAGGAATTACGGACGTAGAGGTAGGCGATCGAATAAATGAGCAAACCATCATCACAACACTCGACAAGCGAAATAAGCTTTTTGTCAACTTTAAGGCTCCTGAATCAGCACTCCCGGTACTGCTAAACGCGCCCAGCGTAACTTTGGAGCCATGGAGTGACAAAGGTACATCTGTGAGTGCCGAAATAGCGCAAATCGATTCTCGCATTAATGAGACGGATCGTACATTACGCGCTCGCGCTCTTTTAGACAACTCCGCAGATAAATTTCGACCCGGCATGAGTTTTCGAGTTGCGTTGAGCATTGAAGGTGACCGCTACGCAGCTATTCCTGAAGCGGCGCTGTTGTGGGGAGCAACAGGAGCTTATATTTGGCTTGCCGAGAATGGAAAAGCGAAAAAGGTTGATGTTAGCGTTCACCAGCGGTTAAGAGGCATAATTCTTGTTTCAGGTGATCTAAACGAAGGCGACTCGCTAATTGCAGAGGGTGTACAACGCCTACGCAATGGACAAGCTATAACAACTGAATTGGCTGGAGGACCAGCGGGTGAGTGA
- a CDS encoding ABC transporter transmembrane domain-containing protein has product MTTPLAKVSTKQVLSWVGSHLIKYKAQVIGAVIALFTAAIAWLLLGQGIKYAIDNGFVENASDTLNKATVIVLAITIVACIATYARFYLMTWLGERVSADIRNQVYSHLLSLPPSFFAELRTGEVISRFTSDTTIIQTVVGMSLSMTLRSLVTFSGALVLMAISSPLLTFCVIVAVPAVLVPIKVLAPQVRRYAKESQDKVADLGARIDESLHEIMTVQAYTAEHTERQHFAKKVELAMDTAKKRIHYRSLLIGCIMCISMTAIIFIAWVGARQVLDGAISVGELSAFLFYAVMAGGSIATISEVIGEVQRGVGASERLYELYQTIPAIVSSGSSDLSTGRTNHQNVSVTSAPSILVHNVNFAYPGSKQLFNELTIQVSPGERLALVGASGAGKTTLFQLLMRFYDPDSGYIAVNGQPIHELPVKDLRRQIAVVTQEPVVFADTVLENIRYGNPSASDDDVILAAKQAFAHEFIDSLDDRYKTQLGERGVKLSGGQRQRIAIARAILADRPILLLDEATSALDAMSERMVQQAIDRLMIGKTSIVIAHRLATVQHADRILVMDKGRVVAVGDHASLMKSDTLYREYAELQLLS; this is encoded by the coding sequence CAACCAAACAAGTGTTGAGTTGGGTCGGTTCACACCTAATTAAGTATAAAGCACAGGTAATTGGTGCAGTTATTGCCCTATTCACAGCAGCAATTGCATGGCTATTACTTGGGCAAGGTATTAAATATGCGATTGATAATGGTTTTGTAGAAAATGCCTCTGATACATTAAATAAAGCAACAGTAATCGTATTAGCCATTACGATTGTGGCATGTATAGCAACGTACGCTCGCTTTTACTTGATGACATGGTTAGGTGAGCGCGTGAGTGCCGACATAAGAAACCAAGTATATTCGCACTTACTTTCACTTCCCCCTTCTTTTTTTGCAGAGCTAAGAACTGGAGAGGTGATTTCCCGTTTTACAAGTGATACCACTATTATTCAAACGGTTGTAGGCATGAGCCTTTCGATGACACTACGTTCGCTTGTCACCTTCTCTGGGGCGCTTGTACTAATGGCCATTTCCAGTCCTCTCCTCACTTTTTGCGTGATCGTTGCAGTCCCCGCTGTACTGGTGCCAATAAAAGTATTGGCGCCTCAAGTACGTCGATACGCAAAAGAAAGTCAGGACAAAGTAGCAGACTTAGGAGCACGAATAGACGAAAGCCTTCATGAAATCATGACTGTACAAGCGTACACTGCTGAGCATACTGAACGACAGCACTTTGCAAAGAAGGTCGAGCTCGCTATGGATACCGCTAAAAAGCGTATTCACTATCGTTCATTGCTAATTGGTTGCATTATGTGCATCAGTATGACTGCCATTATTTTTATCGCGTGGGTAGGCGCCCGCCAGGTGTTAGATGGGGCAATTTCTGTTGGCGAGCTCTCTGCATTTTTGTTTTATGCGGTAATGGCAGGCGGCAGCATTGCTACCATCAGTGAAGTGATTGGTGAAGTACAGCGAGGCGTTGGCGCAAGTGAGCGCCTCTACGAGCTCTATCAAACTATCCCAGCAATTGTGTCTTCGGGTAGCAGTGATCTCAGCACTGGTCGCACCAATCATCAAAATGTCAGCGTGACTTCTGCTCCCTCTATCCTCGTTCACAATGTAAACTTTGCTTACCCGGGCTCAAAGCAATTATTTAACGAATTGACCATTCAAGTTAGCCCGGGTGAACGACTTGCATTAGTTGGAGCAAGTGGTGCCGGTAAAACGACACTTTTTCAGCTATTAATGCGTTTTTACGATCCTGATTCGGGTTATATCGCAGTTAACGGTCAACCAATACATGAATTGCCCGTTAAAGACCTCCGCAGACAGATTGCGGTTGTCACACAAGAGCCTGTTGTGTTTGCAGACACCGTACTCGAAAACATTCGCTATGGAAATCCATCTGCTTCAGATGACGATGTTATTTTAGCTGCAAAACAAGCGTTTGCTCATGAGTTTATAGACAGCTTAGATGATCGCTATAAAACGCAATTGGGGGAACGCGGCGTAAAATTATCCGGGGGACAACGGCAGCGCATTGCCATCGCTCGCGCCATTCTTGCTGACCGCCCTATCTTGCTCCTTGATGAAGCCACTAGTGCACTCGATGCTATGAGTGAGCGAATGGTTCAACAAGCCATAGACCGACTGATGATTGGTAAAACAAGTATCGTGATCGCCCATCGACTTGCGACAGTTCAACATGCAGATCGAATACTGGTAATGGATAAAGGTCGGGTTGTCGCTGTTGGCGATCATGCATCTTTGATGAAAAGCGATACCTTGTACAGGGAATACGCTGAACTGCAATTGCTTAGCTGA